A part of Caretta caretta isolate rCarCar2 chromosome 1, rCarCar1.hap1, whole genome shotgun sequence genomic DNA contains:
- the LOC142071640 gene encoding uncharacterized protein LOC142071640, which produces MHKVGAEAGLPENREANGRSGSEPQTCRFYDELHAILGGSATTTPAVLFDSFNGDGGNTEAGFGDEEDDDDDDEVVHNLQQASGETGFRDSQELFLTVDLEPVPPKPTQGCLLYPPGREGTSAACVSRITGSSPSQRLVKIRRRKKRTCDEMFSELLLSSHTDRAQMNAWRQTMTDCRKAQNDWEERWWAEERVEAERWQQRDERRQDSMLRLLEDQTNMLQRMAELQERQQEHRPPLQPLCNQPPSSSSTIASSPRRPRMRWGASGHSTPEDCPSNRRLAFNKF; this is translated from the exons gagctgaggcaggcctaCCAGAAAAccgagaggcaaacggccgctccgggtcagagccccaaacatgccgcttctatgatgagctgcatgccattttagggggttcagccaccactaccccagctgtgttgtttgactccttcaatggagatggaggcaacacagaagcaggttttggggatgaggaagatgatgatgatgatgatgaagtcgTACATAACttacagcaagcaagcggagaaaccggttttcgcgacagccaggaactgtttctcaccgtggacctggagccagtaccccccaaacccacccaaggctgcctcctgtacccgccaggcagagaagggacctctg ctgcatgtgtttcaaggatcacaggatcttctccttcccagaggctagtgaagattagaaggcgaaaaaaacgcacttgtgatgaaatgttctctgagctcctgctgtcctcccacactgacagagcacagatgaatgcgtggaggcagacaatgacagactgcaggaaagcacaaaatgactgggaggagaggtggtgggctgaagagagggttgaagctgaaaggtggcagcagcgtgatgagaggaggcaggattcaatgctgaggctgctagaggatcaaaccaatatgctccagcgtatggctgagttgcaggaaaggcagcaggagcacagaccgccgctacagcccttgtgtaaccaaccgccctcctcctcaagtaccatagcctcctcacccagacgtccaagaatgcggtggggggcctccggccactccaccccagaggactgcccaagcaacagaaggctggcattcaataagttttaa